The Stenotrophomonas rhizophila genome has a window encoding:
- the atpE gene encoding F0F1 ATP synthase subunit C — MYFAVLTNLAQVQSSTVLAVGIMIGLAALGAGLGLAIMAGKFLESAARQPELIPVLQVRMFITAGLIDAAFIISVAVGLLLAFANPTIAEFVTRLPPVAG, encoded by the coding sequence ATGTACTTTGCCGTCCTGACCAACCTCGCCCAAGTCCAGAGCTCCACCGTCCTCGCCGTCGGCATCATGATCGGCCTGGCCGCGCTGGGTGCCGGTCTCGGTCTGGCCATCATGGCCGGTAAGTTCCTGGAATCGGCTGCCCGCCAGCCGGAACTGATCCCGGTGCTGCAGGTCCGCATGTTCATCACCGCCGGCCTGATCGACGCCGCGTTCATCATCTCGGTCGCCGTCGGCCTGCTGCTGGCCTTCGCCAACCCGACCATCGCTGAGTTCGTGACCCGCCTGCCGCCGGTTGCCGGCTGA
- a CDS encoding F0F1 ATP synthase subunit B → MEIGFTLVAQALAFAGLIWIIATKIWPPLMNAIEERQQKIAEGLAAADRSQKDLAQAQEKVNEALKDARTKANEIIDQAHARANQIVDAAKNEAIVEANRQKELAHAEIELAANRAREDLRKQVSVLAVTGAEKLLKREIDANAHKALLDELASEI, encoded by the coding sequence ATGGAAATCGGTTTTACCCTCGTTGCCCAGGCACTGGCGTTCGCCGGTCTGATCTGGATCATCGCGACCAAGATCTGGCCGCCGCTGATGAACGCCATCGAAGAGCGCCAGCAGAAGATCGCTGAAGGGCTCGCTGCTGCCGACCGCAGCCAGAAGGATCTGGCCCAGGCGCAGGAAAAGGTCAACGAAGCACTGAAGGACGCGCGCACCAAGGCCAACGAGATCATCGACCAGGCCCATGCCCGCGCCAACCAGATCGTTGATGCTGCCAAGAATGAAGCCATCGTCGAAGCGAACCGCCAGAAAGAACTGGCCCACGCCGAGATTGAACTGGCCGCCAACCGTGCCCGCGAGGATCTGCGCAAGCAGGTGTCCGTGCTGGCCGTGACCGGTGCCGAAAAGCTGCTCAAGCGCGAAATCGACGCCAACGCCCACAAGGCGCTGCTCGACGAGCTGGCCTCGGAGATCTGA
- the atpD gene encoding F0F1 ATP synthase subunit beta — MSQGKIVQIIGAVVDVEFPRESVPKVYHALKVDNTEITLEVQQQLGDGVVRCIALGSTDGLKRNLVATNTERAISVPVGAGTLGRIMDVLGRPIDEAGPVTASDSWEIHREAPSYEDQSPATELLETGIKVIDLMCPFAKGGKVGLFGGAGVGKTVNMMELINNIAKAHSGLSVFAGVGERTREGNDFYHEMKDSNVLDKVAMVYGQMNEPPGNRLRVALTGLTMAEYFRDEKDENGKGKDVLLFVDNIYRYTLAGTEVSALLGRMPSAVGYQPTLAEEMGVLQERITSTKNGSITSIQAVYVPADDLTDPSPATTFAHLDSTVTLSRSIASLGIYPAVDPLDSTSRQMDPLVIGHEHYDTAQRVQQTLQKYKELKDIIAILGMDELSEEDKQAVSRARKIERFFSQPFHVAEVFTGSPGKYVSLKDTIRGFKAIVDGEYDHLPEQAFYMVGSIEEAVEKAKKMAEKA, encoded by the coding sequence ATGAGTCAGGGCAAGATCGTTCAGATCATCGGCGCCGTCGTCGACGTGGAATTCCCCCGCGAGTCGGTGCCGAAGGTGTACCACGCGCTGAAGGTGGACAACACCGAAATCACGCTGGAAGTGCAGCAGCAGCTCGGCGACGGCGTGGTCCGTTGCATCGCGCTGGGCTCCACCGACGGCCTGAAGCGCAACCTGGTGGCCACCAACACCGAACGCGCCATCTCGGTGCCGGTCGGTGCCGGCACCCTGGGCCGCATCATGGACGTGCTGGGCCGTCCGATCGACGAAGCCGGTCCGGTGACCGCCAGCGACAGCTGGGAAATCCACCGTGAAGCGCCGTCGTACGAAGACCAGTCCCCGGCCACCGAGCTGCTGGAAACCGGCATCAAGGTCATCGACCTGATGTGCCCGTTCGCCAAGGGCGGCAAGGTCGGCCTGTTCGGCGGCGCCGGCGTCGGCAAGACCGTCAACATGATGGAGCTGATCAACAACATCGCCAAGGCGCACAGCGGCCTGTCCGTGTTCGCCGGCGTGGGTGAGCGTACCCGTGAGGGCAACGACTTCTACCACGAGATGAAGGACTCCAACGTCCTGGACAAGGTCGCGATGGTGTACGGCCAGATGAACGAGCCGCCGGGCAACCGCCTGCGCGTCGCGTTGACCGGCCTGACCATGGCGGAATACTTCCGCGACGAGAAGGACGAAAACGGCAAGGGCAAGGACGTGCTGCTGTTCGTCGACAACATCTACCGCTACACCCTGGCCGGTACCGAAGTGTCGGCACTGCTGGGCCGCATGCCGTCGGCCGTGGGTTACCAGCCGACCCTGGCCGAGGAAATGGGCGTCCTGCAGGAGCGCATCACCTCGACCAAGAACGGCTCGATCACCTCGATCCAGGCCGTCTACGTGCCGGCCGATGACTTGACCGACCCGTCCCCGGCGACCACCTTCGCCCACCTGGATTCGACCGTGACCCTGTCGCGTTCGATCGCCTCGCTGGGTATCTACCCGGCGGTGGATCCGCTGGATTCGACCAGCCGCCAGATGGACCCGCTGGTCATCGGCCACGAACATTACGACACCGCCCAGCGCGTCCAGCAGACCCTGCAGAAGTACAAGGAACTGAAGGACATCATCGCCATCCTGGGCATGGACGAACTGTCCGAAGAAGACAAGCAGGCCGTGTCGCGCGCCCGCAAGATCGAGCGCTTCTTCAGCCAGCCGTTCCACGTGGCCGAAGTGTTCACCGGCTCGCCGGGCAAGTACGTGTCGCTGAAGGACACCATCCGCGGCTTCAAGGCCATCGTCGACGGTGAGTACGACCACCTGCCGGAACAGGCGTTCTACATGGTCGGCAGCATCGAAGAAGCGGTCGAGAAAGCCAAGAAGATGGCTGAGAAGGCCTGA
- the atpB gene encoding F0F1 ATP synthase subunit A, protein MAGEALTPTSYIQHHLHNLTFHMQEGGFWAIHVDTIVTSVLMGLLMVFGFWMATRKATAGVPGKWQAFVEICLEFVDRQAKDTYHGTSKLVTPIAITIFFWILLMNLIKMIPADFIALPLEALGIPYWKPVPTADVNATLGMSISVFFLMLFFALRAKGLGGFTKEFLTAPFGKWMMPFNLILNIVEWLSKPISLAMRLFGNMFGGEIVFLLIWVLGSAGIMGAIAGGAFGLGWMLFHLLVIPLQAFIFMMLSIVYLSLSEDAH, encoded by the coding sequence ATGGCAGGCGAGGCGCTTACACCCACCTCCTACATCCAACATCACCTGCACAACCTGACGTTCCACATGCAGGAAGGTGGTTTCTGGGCAATTCACGTCGACACCATTGTGACTTCGGTCCTGATGGGTTTGTTGATGGTGTTTGGCTTCTGGATGGCCACCCGCAAGGCCACCGCCGGCGTACCGGGCAAGTGGCAGGCGTTCGTTGAAATCTGCCTGGAGTTCGTTGACCGCCAGGCCAAGGACACCTATCACGGCACCAGCAAGCTGGTGACCCCGATCGCGATCACGATCTTCTTCTGGATCCTCCTGATGAACCTCATCAAGATGATCCCGGCCGACTTCATCGCCCTGCCGCTCGAAGCGCTGGGCATTCCGTACTGGAAGCCGGTCCCGACCGCCGACGTCAATGCCACCCTGGGCATGTCGATCAGCGTGTTCTTCCTGATGCTGTTCTTCGCGCTGCGCGCCAAGGGCCTGGGTGGTTTCACCAAGGAATTCCTGACCGCACCGTTCGGCAAGTGGATGATGCCGTTCAACCTGATCCTCAACATCGTCGAGTGGCTGAGCAAGCCGATCTCGCTGGCGATGCGACTGTTCGGCAACATGTTCGGCGGCGAAATCGTGTTCCTGCTGATCTGGGTGCTGGGCAGTGCCGGCATCATGGGCGCCATCGCAGGCGGCGCCTTCGGCCTCGGCTGGATGCTGTTCCACCTGCTGGTGATTCCGCTGCAGGCCTTCATTTTCATGATGTTGTCCATCGTGTACCTGAGCCTGTCGGAAGACGCTCACTGA
- the glmU gene encoding bifunctional UDP-N-acetylglucosamine diphosphorylase/glucosamine-1-phosphate N-acetyltransferase GlmU, with translation MTQALHVIILAAGAGKRMKSDLPKVLQPIAGRPMLAHVIDTARQLRPDAIHVVYGHGGEAVRAAFADQPDLQWAEQTQQLGTGHAVQQAMPQVPDAATVLVLYGDVPLIQVDTLRHLLAQPGRLAVLVADMVNPTGYGRIVRNAEGKVGAIVEQKDATDEQLAIRTINTGIITAESTALRTWLSQLSNSNAQGEYYLTDVFASAAADYTPADMAFVADAQEAEGANDPWQLSQLERAWQLREVRALCAQGARVIDPARLDIRGTVTVGRDVQIDVNVILEGTVELGDGVSIGPFTRLKDVKLAAGTVVKPHCDLDGVVSEGAADIGPFARLRPGTVLADGSHVGNFVETKKVHLGVGSKANHLTYLGDAVIGSKVNIGAGTITCNYDGVNKSQTTIGDNAFIGSNSSLVAPVTIGQGATIAAGSVITRNAPEGELTVARARQQTIEGWHRPVKK, from the coding sequence ATGACCCAAGCCCTGCACGTCATCATCCTCGCCGCCGGCGCTGGCAAGCGCATGAAGTCGGACCTGCCCAAGGTGCTGCAGCCGATTGCCGGCCGCCCGATGCTGGCCCATGTGATCGATACCGCGCGCCAGCTGCGGCCCGACGCCATCCATGTGGTGTACGGCCACGGTGGTGAAGCGGTGCGCGCGGCGTTCGCCGACCAGCCGGACCTGCAGTGGGCCGAACAGACCCAGCAGCTGGGCACCGGCCATGCCGTGCAGCAGGCCATGCCGCAGGTGCCCGATGCGGCCACGGTGCTGGTGCTGTACGGCGATGTGCCGCTGATCCAGGTGGATACCCTGCGCCACCTGCTGGCGCAGCCGGGCCGCCTGGCCGTGCTGGTGGCCGATATGGTCAACCCAACCGGCTATGGCCGGATCGTACGCAATGCCGAAGGCAAAGTGGGCGCGATCGTCGAGCAGAAGGACGCGACCGACGAACAGCTGGCCATCCGCACCATCAACACCGGCATCATCACCGCCGAATCGACCGCGCTGCGCACCTGGTTGTCGCAGCTGTCCAACAGCAACGCGCAGGGCGAGTACTACCTGACCGATGTGTTCGCGTCCGCCGCAGCGGACTACACGCCCGCCGACATGGCCTTCGTGGCCGACGCGCAGGAGGCCGAGGGTGCCAACGACCCCTGGCAGCTCTCGCAGCTCGAACGCGCGTGGCAGCTGCGCGAAGTGCGTGCGCTGTGCGCGCAGGGCGCCCGCGTGATCGACCCGGCCCGGCTCGATATCCGGGGTACGGTCACGGTCGGCCGCGATGTGCAGATCGACGTCAACGTGATCCTGGAAGGCACCGTTGAACTGGGCGACGGGGTCAGCATCGGCCCGTTCACCCGGCTCAAGGACGTCAAGCTGGCCGCCGGCACGGTGGTCAAGCCGCATTGTGACCTGGACGGCGTGGTCAGCGAGGGCGCGGCCGACATCGGCCCGTTCGCGCGGCTGCGTCCGGGCACCGTGCTGGCCGACGGTTCGCACGTGGGCAATTTCGTGGAAACCAAGAAGGTCCACCTCGGCGTGGGCAGCAAGGCCAACCACCTCACCTACCTGGGTGATGCGGTGATCGGCAGCAAGGTCAACATCGGGGCCGGCACCATCACCTGCAACTACGACGGCGTGAACAAGTCGCAGACCACCATTGGCGACAACGCCTTCATCGGCTCCAACAGCTCGCTGGTGGCGCCGGTGACGATCGGGCAGGGCGCAACAATCGCGGCCGGTTCGGTGATTACCCGCAATGCACCGGAAGGTGAGTTGACCGTCGCGCGCGCGCGCCAGCAGACGATTGAAGGCTGGCACCGCCCGGTGAAGAAGTAA
- a CDS encoding F0F1 ATP synthase subunit delta: MSQALTLARPYARAAFATARDEGTFAPWSDALAFSAHVAADPRVSALLSNPELGRDDAVALLAPETAGESFGRFLAILAEAHRLPLLPEIAGMYDQLRAEAEHVVKATVTSAAELSTAELDAIKAALRKRFGQEVDVTTAIDASLIGGAVIDAGDVVIDGSLKGKLSRLQTALAN, encoded by the coding sequence ATGAGCCAGGCCCTCACGCTTGCACGCCCGTATGCCCGCGCCGCGTTCGCGACCGCGCGCGACGAAGGCACGTTCGCGCCGTGGTCGGACGCGCTTGCGTTCTCCGCCCATGTAGCCGCCGATCCGCGCGTGTCGGCCCTGCTGTCGAACCCGGAGCTGGGCCGTGACGATGCCGTCGCGTTGCTGGCCCCGGAAACGGCAGGCGAGTCGTTCGGTCGCTTCCTGGCCATCCTGGCCGAAGCGCACCGGCTGCCGCTGCTGCCGGAAATCGCAGGCATGTACGACCAGCTCCGCGCTGAAGCCGAACACGTGGTGAAAGCCACCGTGACCTCGGCCGCCGAGCTGTCCACCGCTGAGCTGGACGCCATCAAGGCCGCGCTGCGCAAGCGCTTCGGCCAAGAGGTCGACGTCACCACCGCCATCGATGCGTCGCTGATCGGCGGTGCGGTGATCGACGCTGGCGACGTGGTGATCGATGGCTCGCTCAAGGGCAAGCTGTCGCGCCTGCAGACCGCGCTCGCTAACTGA
- the atpG gene encoding F0F1 ATP synthase subunit gamma: MASGREIKTKIKSVQNTRKVTRALEMVSASKIRKAQERMKTSRPYAQAMKQVIGHLAQASTDYQHPFLVQRDEVKRVGYIVVSSDRGLAGGLNNNLFRKMLGDVREWQDKGAEIDLVTIGQKASTFFRRVKVNMVGSVTHMGDVPHLEQLIGVIKVMLDAFTEGKVDRVYLVYNRFINTMTQKASFDQLLPLPAAEKQVAHHDWDYLYEPDAATVLEHVMTRYVESLVYQAVLENVASEHAARMVAMKSASDNANKLIGTLQLVYNKARQAAITQEISEIVGGAAAV; encoded by the coding sequence ATGGCAAGCGGACGCGAAATCAAAACCAAGATCAAGAGCGTGCAGAACACCCGCAAGGTGACCCGCGCGCTTGAAATGGTCTCGGCCTCCAAAATCCGCAAGGCGCAGGAGCGGATGAAGACGTCGCGTCCGTATGCGCAGGCGATGAAGCAGGTGATCGGCCACCTGGCCCAGGCCAGCACCGATTACCAGCATCCGTTCCTGGTCCAGCGCGACGAAGTGAAGCGCGTGGGCTACATCGTGGTCTCTTCCGACCGCGGCCTGGCCGGCGGCCTGAACAACAACCTGTTCCGCAAGATGCTCGGCGACGTGCGCGAGTGGCAGGACAAGGGCGCCGAGATCGACCTGGTGACCATCGGCCAGAAGGCATCCACCTTCTTCCGCCGCGTCAAGGTCAACATGGTCGGCAGCGTCACCCACATGGGCGACGTGCCGCACCTGGAACAGCTGATCGGTGTCATCAAGGTCATGCTCGATGCCTTCACCGAGGGCAAGGTCGACCGTGTGTACCTGGTCTACAACCGCTTCATCAACACGATGACGCAGAAGGCCAGCTTCGACCAGCTGCTGCCGTTGCCGGCCGCCGAGAAGCAGGTTGCACACCACGACTGGGATTACCTGTACGAACCCGACGCCGCGACCGTGCTGGAGCACGTGATGACGCGTTACGTCGAATCGCTGGTGTACCAGGCAGTGCTGGAAAACGTCGCGTCCGAGCATGCAGCCCGCATGGTCGCGATGAAGTCGGCCAGTGACAACGCCAACAAGCTGATCGGAACCCTGCAGCTGGTCTACAACAAGGCCCGCCAGGCAGCGATCACCCAGGAAATTTCGGAAATCGTCGGCGGCGCGGCAGCAGTCTGA
- the lpdA gene encoding dihydrolipoyl dehydrogenase — MAAIEIKVPDIGDYSAVPVIELLVAVGDTVKKDQGLVTLESDKATLEVPSSAAGVVKEIKVKLGDTLSEGDVVVVLDAEGAAAAPAASTAEAPKAAAPASKPPVTPSHRAPAEPAAPQPALSSGKPADIECQMVVLGAGPGGYTAAFRSADLGVDTVLIERYASLGGVCLNVGCIPSKALLHAAAVIDEVAHAGDFGVEFSAPKITLDKLRGYKEKVVTQLTKGLSGMAKQRKVRTVQGVATFVSANELEIVGDDGTTQLLRFQQCIIAAGSQAVKLPNFPWDDPRVMDSTDALELADIPGSLLVVGGGIIGLEMATVYAALGSKVTVVEFMDQLMPGADKDLVKPLADRLKKQGVEVHLKTKASGVNADKKGITLTFEAAAEGEKPGLEQGTFDRVLVAVGRSPNGKKIGAEKAGVGVTERGFIPVDRQMRTNVPHIFAIGDIVGNPMLAHKATHEGKLAAEVASGEKKEWVARVIPSVAYTNPEIAWVGVTETEAKAQGLKVGVAKFPWAASGRAIGIGRTEGFTKLIFDEETHRIIGGAIVGVHAGDLLAEIGLAIEMGAEAEDIGHTIHAHPTLSESVAMAAEIYDGTITDLYIPKKK, encoded by the coding sequence ATGGCCGCTATTGAAATCAAGGTTCCCGACATCGGCGATTACAGCGCGGTGCCGGTGATCGAACTGCTGGTCGCCGTGGGCGACACGGTGAAGAAGGACCAGGGCCTGGTCACGCTGGAATCGGACAAGGCCACCCTGGAAGTGCCGTCTTCGGCTGCCGGCGTGGTGAAGGAAATCAAGGTCAAGCTCGGCGATACGCTGTCCGAAGGCGATGTGGTGGTGGTGCTGGACGCCGAAGGCGCCGCTGCCGCCCCGGCCGCGTCTACGGCGGAAGCGCCCAAGGCCGCCGCCCCGGCCAGCAAGCCGCCGGTGACCCCGTCGCACCGCGCGCCGGCCGAACCGGCCGCGCCGCAGCCGGCGCTGTCGTCGGGCAAGCCGGCCGACATCGAATGCCAGATGGTGGTGCTGGGTGCGGGTCCGGGCGGTTACACCGCCGCGTTCCGCTCGGCCGACCTGGGCGTGGACACCGTGCTGATCGAACGCTACGCCAGCCTGGGCGGCGTGTGCCTCAACGTGGGCTGCATTCCGTCCAAGGCGCTGTTGCACGCCGCTGCGGTGATCGACGAAGTGGCCCACGCGGGCGATTTCGGCGTGGAATTCAGCGCGCCGAAGATCACCCTGGACAAGCTGCGCGGCTACAAGGAAAAGGTGGTCACCCAGCTGACCAAGGGCCTGTCGGGCATGGCCAAGCAGCGCAAGGTGCGCACCGTGCAGGGCGTGGCGACCTTCGTGTCGGCCAATGAGCTGGAGATCGTCGGCGACGACGGCACGACCCAGCTGCTGCGCTTCCAGCAGTGCATCATCGCCGCCGGCTCGCAGGCAGTGAAGCTGCCGAACTTCCCGTGGGACGACCCGCGCGTGATGGATTCCACCGACGCGCTGGAACTGGCCGACATTCCCGGCTCGCTGCTGGTGGTCGGTGGCGGCATCATCGGCCTCGAAATGGCGACCGTGTACGCGGCGCTGGGCAGCAAGGTGACCGTGGTGGAGTTCATGGACCAGCTGATGCCTGGTGCCGACAAGGACCTGGTCAAGCCGTTGGCAGACCGCCTGAAGAAGCAGGGCGTCGAGGTCCACCTCAAGACCAAGGCCTCCGGCGTGAACGCGGACAAGAAGGGCATCACCTTGACCTTCGAAGCCGCTGCCGAAGGCGAGAAGCCGGGGCTGGAGCAGGGCACCTTCGACCGCGTGCTGGTGGCCGTGGGGCGCTCGCCGAACGGGAAGAAGATCGGCGCGGAGAAGGCCGGGGTGGGCGTCACCGAGCGTGGCTTCATTCCGGTGGACCGCCAGATGCGCACCAACGTGCCGCACATCTTTGCCATCGGCGATATCGTCGGCAACCCGATGCTGGCCCACAAGGCCACGCACGAGGGCAAGCTGGCCGCTGAAGTGGCCTCGGGCGAGAAAAAGGAGTGGGTGGCGCGGGTGATTCCGTCGGTGGCCTACACCAACCCGGAAATCGCCTGGGTCGGCGTGACCGAAACCGAAGCCAAGGCGCAGGGCCTGAAGGTCGGCGTGGCGAAGTTCCCATGGGCGGCCAGTGGCCGTGCCATCGGCATCGGCCGCACCGAAGGCTTCACCAAGCTGATCTTCGATGAGGAAACCCACCGCATCATCGGCGGCGCGATCGTCGGCGTGCACGCCGGTGACCTGCTGGCCGAAATCGGCCTGGCCATCGAGATGGGCGCCGAAGCCGAAGACATCGGGCACACCATCCACGCCCACCCGACGCTGAGCGAATCGGTGGCGATGGCCGCGGAAATCTACGACGGCACCATCACCGATCTGTACATCCCGAAAAAAAAATGA
- a CDS encoding F0F1 ATP synthase subunit epsilon: protein MSTIRCDIVSAEQEIFRGEATLVVATGELGELGIAPKHAPLITRLKPGKVVVTTPNGEQLDFAISGGILEVQPQVVTVLADTAIRAQDIDETSVRKAKEEAERILANRGEAMEVAEAQQKLAEAVVQLQALERLRKTLKH, encoded by the coding sequence ATGAGCACCATCCGTTGCGACATCGTCAGCGCCGAGCAGGAAATCTTCCGTGGTGAAGCGACTCTGGTCGTGGCTACGGGTGAGCTTGGCGAACTGGGCATCGCGCCCAAGCACGCCCCGCTGATCACCCGGCTCAAGCCGGGCAAGGTGGTGGTCACCACCCCGAATGGCGAACAGCTGGACTTCGCCATCTCCGGCGGCATCCTCGAGGTGCAGCCGCAGGTCGTGACCGTGCTGGCCGACACCGCGATCCGCGCGCAGGACATCGACGAAACCTCGGTCCGCAAGGCCAAGGAAGAAGCCGAGCGCATCCTGGCCAACCGTGGCGAAGCGATGGAAGTAGCCGAAGCCCAGCAGAAGCTGGCCGAAGCCGTGGTCCAGCTGCAGGCGCTGGAGCGCCTGCGCAAGACCCTCAAGCACTGA
- the atpA gene encoding F0F1 ATP synthase subunit alpha, translating to MATTLNPSEISELIKNRIEKVKLAAESRNEGTVTSVSDGIVRIFGLADVMQGEMIELPNNTFALALNLERDSVGAVVLGGYEHLREGDVAKTTGRILEVPVGPELLGRVVNALGEPIDGKGPIAAQATAPVERVAPGVIWRKSVDQPVQTGYKSVDSMIPIGRGQRELVIGDRQTGKTALAIDAVINQKDTGIKCVYVAIGQKASTVANIVRKLEENGALAHTVVVAATASESAAMQYISAYSGCTMGEYFMDRGQDALIVYDDLSKQAVAYRQISLLLKRPPGREAYPGDVFYLHSRLLERAARVSEEYVEKFTNGAVKGQTGSLTALPIIETQAGDVSAFVPTNVISITDGQIFLETDLFNSGIRPAVNAGISVSRVGGAAQTKIIKKLSGGIRISLAQYRELAAFAQFASDLDEATRKQLERGQRVTELMKQKQYAPMSIANQALSIYAVNEGYLDDVPVNKLLAFEEGLHAHFANTQGELVGKVNATGGWDNDIEAAFKKGISEFKTTGSW from the coding sequence ATGGCAACCACGCTCAACCCCTCCGAAATCAGCGAACTGATCAAGAACCGCATCGAGAAGGTCAAGCTGGCCGCGGAATCGCGCAACGAAGGCACCGTGACCAGCGTGTCCGACGGCATCGTGCGCATCTTCGGCCTGGCCGACGTGATGCAGGGCGAAATGATCGAACTGCCGAACAACACCTTCGCCCTGGCCCTGAACCTGGAGCGCGACTCGGTCGGCGCCGTGGTCCTGGGTGGCTATGAGCACCTGCGCGAAGGCGACGTGGCCAAGACCACCGGCCGCATCCTGGAAGTGCCGGTCGGTCCGGAGCTGCTGGGCCGCGTGGTCAACGCGCTCGGCGAGCCGATCGACGGCAAGGGCCCGATCGCTGCCCAGGCCACCGCACCGGTGGAGCGCGTTGCCCCGGGCGTGATCTGGCGCAAGTCGGTCGACCAGCCGGTGCAGACCGGTTACAAGTCCGTCGACTCCATGATCCCGATCGGCCGCGGCCAGCGCGAGCTGGTCATCGGTGACCGCCAGACCGGCAAGACCGCCCTGGCCATCGATGCGGTGATCAACCAGAAGGACACCGGCATCAAGTGCGTGTACGTCGCGATCGGCCAGAAGGCCTCGACCGTGGCCAACATCGTGCGCAAGCTGGAAGAGAACGGCGCCCTGGCCCACACCGTGGTCGTGGCCGCCACCGCGTCCGAATCGGCTGCCATGCAGTACATCAGCGCCTACTCGGGCTGCACCATGGGTGAGTACTTCATGGACCGCGGCCAGGATGCCCTGATCGTGTACGACGACCTGTCCAAGCAGGCCGTTGCCTACCGCCAGATCTCGCTGCTGCTGAAGCGCCCGCCGGGCCGTGAAGCCTACCCGGGTGACGTGTTCTACCTGCACTCGCGTCTGCTCGAGCGCGCCGCCCGCGTCTCGGAAGAGTACGTGGAGAAGTTCACCAATGGTGCCGTCAAGGGCCAGACCGGTTCGCTCACCGCGCTGCCGATCATCGAAACCCAGGCCGGCGACGTTTCCGCGTTCGTGCCGACCAACGTGATCTCGATCACCGACGGCCAGATCTTCCTGGAAACCGACCTGTTCAACTCGGGCATCCGCCCGGCCGTGAACGCCGGTATCTCGGTGTCGCGCGTCGGTGGTGCGGCCCAGACCAAGATCATCAAGAAGCTGTCGGGCGGCATCCGCATCTCGCTGGCCCAGTACCGTGAGCTGGCCGCGTTCGCGCAGTTCGCCTCGGACCTGGACGAAGCCACCCGCAAGCAGCTTGAGCGCGGTCAGCGCGTGACCGAGCTGATGAAGCAGAAGCAGTACGCCCCGATGTCGATCGCCAACCAGGCGCTGTCGATCTACGCCGTCAACGAGGGTTACCTCGACGACGTGCCGGTCAACAAGCTGCTGGCCTTCGAAGAAGGCCTGCACGCCCACTTCGCCAACACCCAGGGCGAACTGGTCGGCAAGGTCAACGCCACCGGCGGTTGGGACAACGACATCGAAGCGGCCTTCAAGAAGGGCATCTCCGAGTTCAAGACCACCGGCAGCTGGTAA